The proteins below are encoded in one region of Pseudonocardia sp. DSM 110487:
- a CDS encoding DUF6463 family protein, which produces MPLIDTHPEATTSRAWWRNLSAWGGLLAVCGGFFHTMVAALERYEVWAQIVDEGFFNTVTLDPSADRLAVAEAYWFSPGSFGVPLLLLGALVTGLTRRGVRVPGWVGCGVAAWAVLLGLLGTFDSGSISLLSIGVLLAVGGWNARRAPADRTHPT; this is translated from the coding sequence ATGCCACTCATCGATACGCATCCCGAGGCCACGACGTCACGTGCGTGGTGGCGCAACCTCTCCGCATGGGGTGGGCTCCTCGCGGTCTGCGGCGGCTTCTTCCACACCATGGTCGCCGCTCTGGAGCGCTACGAAGTCTGGGCGCAGATCGTCGACGAAGGATTCTTCAACACCGTCACGCTGGACCCCTCCGCCGACCGGCTCGCCGTGGCGGAGGCGTACTGGTTCAGCCCGGGTAGTTTCGGCGTGCCGTTGCTCCTGCTCGGCGCTCTCGTGACCGGGCTGACCCGGCGCGGGGTACGCGTGCCCGGATGGGTGGGATGCGGCGTCGCCGCGTGGGCCGTCCTGCTCGGGCTGCTCGGCACTTTCGACTCCGGATCGATCAGCCTGCTGTCCATCGGCGTGCTGCTGGCGGTCGGCGGCTGGAATGCCCGCCGAGCACCGGCCGACCGTACCCACCCCACGTGA
- a CDS encoding MarR family winged helix-turn-helix transcriptional regulator, with translation MTSPPNVESDLGWVLGTITRSYLRIAAQAVADVPGGPRGYQVLSSAARGDAGTQLAMAQRLGVDRTVMTYLLDDLEKAGLVERKPDPADRRARRVVLTEDGTARLCDVERRLRRVEEHVLGPLNPEERDTLRTLLQRVAVATGDERTDACDMAQEIENNC, from the coding sequence GTGACCAGCCCCCCGAACGTCGAGTCCGACCTCGGCTGGGTGCTGGGCACCATCACGCGTTCCTACCTGCGCATCGCCGCGCAAGCGGTGGCGGACGTCCCCGGCGGGCCACGCGGCTACCAGGTCCTCTCGTCCGCGGCCCGTGGCGATGCGGGCACCCAGCTCGCGATGGCCCAGCGCCTCGGCGTCGACCGCACCGTGATGACCTACCTCCTCGACGATCTCGAGAAGGCCGGGCTGGTCGAGCGCAAGCCCGATCCCGCCGACCGCCGCGCCCGACGGGTCGTGCTCACCGAGGACGGCACGGCCCGGCTGTGCGACGTCGAACGCAGGCTGCGCAGGGTCGAGGAACACGTGCTCGGGCCGCTCAACCCTGAAGAGCGCGACACCCTGCGCACCCTCCTGCAGCGGGTCGCCGTCGCGACCGGCGACGAGCGCACCGATGCCTGCGACATGGCGCAGGAGATCGAGAACAACTGCTAG